The nucleotide window ACTCGTAGCCTTCAGCAAGCTGCCAAGCCATTAGTTCTGCTAATTCAGGAGCAAGATCATTTTTTGCCACATGTATGGTTTGTGATGGAACTGCAACCTTGTCATCTAATTCTAATTCTCCTGCTTTTTTCCACCCATCCACAGTCAGAAATTGGTGACGTTTTGTGCATTCTACTATAGAGCCGTCCCAAAGTGTAAGTGTGATAATGTTTTCGTTGATCTTTTGCTGAAATATCTTGTCGACTTTTTTTGTGGTGATTTTTTTGCCATTAAATGTCTGAACCATAATAGGATGATTCAGTTTTGCCCATGATTCATTGCCATTTTTCTCAGTTATGATGGAATCATTCCATAAATCTTGGATTTGTATCTGGCCAGAGTCGGTTTGTATTATGGAATCTCCCATTACGCATTTTCCCAAACCCATTTCGTCTGCAAGCAATGCGTTTCCTGCAGATTTTAGCAAAAAGTCAAGGCCCTCTCGCTGAAAATTAAGTAGATTTCCCTTGAACTGTTTGCCGGGATTTGCCAGTTGTAATCGTTCTGTTTTCTTTGGTTTTTTTGGGACAACCTTGGCAGATGGTGGAAGTTTTTTCTGCCAGACATTTTTTGATAATATTTCGAGTGGGTATCTGTCCATAATCCATTTTATTTGGGCCACATTTTTTGGATCGTCTGGAACTATTGCCTCATACTCGCCATCCCCGTACCATGACTGGGGTATTATACGAGACACCATGGCAACTGCCCGCTCGCCTGTTACCTTCCAGCTCCATGTGCCAGAAAACTTGTCCATTACATATTCTAGAGTACCAAAATTAGTCATAGGCCTTGTCGATCCCCGTTGGGTTGTTTTTTTCCTTTATGAATCTTCAGTTAGATGATCGACGATTAAGCATGGTTTTGCAAAATAATTTGTCAATTCCACACATGATACAATTAATTTTACACAAAAAAGAATGGTTTTGATTATTATTCCAAGATTAAACCAGTCTTTGCCAAAGTTTTAATCAACTGTACACACAAGCAAGCTATTGAAGTTCACACAAAGCTCCGAGCCTGCAGTAGAAAAACCATTGATCATTGCAGCGCTCCAAGACATGGGAAATGTCGGAAACATTGTAATTGATTTTTTGAACAAATCAAAAAAAACGTCACCGTTCAGACGTGCAGAGTCAACCGAGCTATCATATGTGTTGGACAAGGGCGGCCACATTGAGATCCCAAAGGAATGCTGGGATTATAGATATAGCAAAAATCTGATAATCTTTGGAGGCGGTGCAGGACAACCAAAAACATCCGAAGAACTACACGAGCTATGCCAAGATGTCATTAATGTGGCAAAAAAATATGAGGTAAAATTCATCTATACAGTTGGCGGATTCCATACATCCAAGATAATCCAAGATGAACCAAAGGCCTACATCACCACAACTTCACAGGAATTATCAAAGCAATTAGAAAAACTCGATGTATCCATGACGCCAACCAGATCAGTCATCACTGGATTTAATGGGTTAATCCTAGGATATGCCAAGCTAAACAACATTTACGGCATCGGGTTATACGGCGAGATAAATGAGCCATCGATTCCCCAGTACCGATCCGCAAAAAGCGTCATCAAAACACTGGAAAAGCTCACATACCAGAACTTTGGCTCGACTCAGGAACTGGATGTGCTGGCAAGCGATGTTGAGAAAAAGCTTCGATCCGACTGGAAAGTGGACTACTAGTGCTTGTGCATCTCAGAATTTAGGTGGCAATCACACGTGCACAGCTCAGTTTTATGGTTGTTTTGGCAGTCAATGCATTCATAGTGCTTGTGTTTCTCACAGCTAGAACAGATCATCTTTGATGTAGGGTTGGTGTCGGTCATATTTTAGCACTGCGTCACAAATCAATTTCGCTTTTTTCCAAAATAGACGCAGTAAGGGAATAATATGTGGATGGGTTGATTTCCTTTGCAAAGCCCTTGTCTATATTTATCAGATAAATCGAGTCAAGCTTGGCATTTGCAATATCATCATGCTCAATTGGTGGATTTTTGTAAAACCCATCACAGAATGATTTTATCTTTTTTATTTCTGATTGTGGTCTTTGCGAGGGCAAATTCAGAAATACTTTGTGGATTGGAAGCATGCCAATTACCGGTGTCGCCAGTGAGAACTCGTCGCAATATTTAGAGTATCGCGCAATCTTGCTGATTATTCGGGATACGTAATAGTCGATTGTATCCAGTGCATGTTCTGGTGGCGTAAAGCCAGTCTCTATTTCTACTATTACGGTTTTGTTGTCTTTTTTCCCATATAGATCACATACCAACGAGTTGGTCAGTGGTTTTTCAACATCGACTGCAAATCCCTTTGCTACCAGGTTTGCAGCACATATTAGTTCCAAAACAGAGTGGTTGATTTTGACCAAGTTTTGCTGATATAGTTCTATTAGTCGTTGTCTGACAAAGTTTAGTTTTGGGACGTCATCTTTGTTGAGGTTTTGTGCAAGACGGTTTGTTATGGTGTAGACGTCGTCCTGAAATTTCTCTAAATCCAAAATTCACTGATTGTATGGTGTGGTAGGTTTATGAATTTGATGTAAAATTGAAAAAGAGAATTATTGTGCTTCTCTTACTGTCTTGACTTTGGCAATTGCAGTTGGTGCGCCGTTGATTGGCTCAACAATTACAGTTACACTGTCCTTTGCAGTTCTGCCAGTTCCATCGCTTACGGTGATTTCAAAGGTTAGTGTCTTTGTTTCACCGTTTGCTACTTCTGGTGCCACAAATGATGGCTTGGCAATGTCTGCTGCAGATAATTCTACAGATTCACCGCCTACTTGTCTCCAGTTGTAGGATAGCACGTTCTTTAGTGGATCCTTGCCGGAGCCAAACAGAGTCACATCAGAGTGTTCTGGTACTCGTTGGTCTTTGCCAGCATATGCAGTGATTGCCTTTGCTAGTGTGCCTTTTACCACAACATCTACTGTGTCTGGTTCGCTGTCTTCTTGTCCGTCATTTGCAATTAATTGGAATGTTAGTACTGTGTCAACCTCCACCTTTGGTGCCACAAATGAGGTCTCTAGGTCAGTTGATGTAGATAACTCAACTGTGTTGCCAGAGATTTGGTTCCACAGATAGGTGAGTGGTTCTTCATCATCATCAGATGCACTTCCTGCTAGTGATACTGTTGCACCAATGTCGACTTCTTGGTCTTCACCTGCGTCAACTACTGGTGGTGTGTTTACTGGTAATACTGTGACTTTGGCTACATCCTTGGTTGGGAAGCCATTTTCATCTGCTACACGTAGCTCAAAGACAAGAATCTTGACTTTGCCGTTTGCGACTACTGGTGCAGTAAAGGTTGGTTCTGCCTCATCTGTTGATGACAACTCTACTGCTTCTCCACCTACTTGTTTCCAAGAGAAGGTGATCTCTTCGCTGTCTGGGTCAGAGCCAGAGCCTGCTAGTGTGACTTCGGTTTGCTCATCTACTACTTGGTCAGAGCCAGCGTCTGCTGATGCTCTAACATTATCAGATACTACGGTTACCATCATAGTGTCGGTGTCTTCACCGCCATATGGATCGGTAACGGTTAATTCAAATTCTAATTCGGTCGATGCGCCACCTGAAACCTCTGGTGCCTTGAATCTTGCCTCAGGGCTTGTTGGGTGTGCAATTACTACGTCGTCACCGCCAACTTGTTTCCAGGTGTACTTTATGATGTCCCCGTCTGGGTCAGAGCCAGAGCCTGCAAGATATACAAATCTATTTGATGCAGTGTTCTTGTCTGGACCTGCGTCTGCTAGTGGATCATCATTAATTGGTCTAACTCTAACAATGACTACGTCTGTTGCTGTTCCGCCGCCATCAACGGTACATGTAAGTCTGAATGCAGTTGGAACAATAGAACCATTTGGAATCTCTGGTGCTGTGAATGTTGGGTCTGGGTCAGCGTTTGATGACAATTCTACAAATGGTCCAAGTGTTTGAACCCAAGAGTAGTTTGTCTCTCTGTCTAGTTTATCTGAACATACTCCTTCTAGTTGGACTGTCTCCCCCTCATCTACGATTTGATCAGGGCCTGCTGCAGCAGAAATTAGTGTCGGTTTGCCTGCAGTCATTTTTATAATTACTGTGTCTCTGGCCATTCCGCCAAAGCCGTCAAATACTGATAATTGGAATCTGAAAATTCCGGTACTTCTAGTTACTCCGGATGTGTCAAAGGATGGGTTTTGTGATGAGGGGTCATCCAGTTCTACTACTGGGCCATCGATTTGTGACCAATGATATGTGAGAAAGTCTCCGTCTGGGTCTGTGCCTGAACCATCTAGTGTTACTTCATCGCCTTTTTCTACAGTCTGGTCCATACCGGCATCTGCAGTTGGCGGTTGGTTTCTTGGCATGATTGTAACTTTTACTAGGTCGGTGTCGATTTCACCATAAGGATCTTCTACTGTTAATTCAAATGTTAGAATTTTGACTTTGCCATTTTCTACTTCTGGTGCTTTGAAGGTTGGCTCTGCAACGGTGTTTGATGGGGTTAGTTCTACTTCTTCTCCGCCGACTTGGGCCCAAGAGATTGTCAGGGAGTCATCATCAGGATCGATGCCTTCTCCAGTCAAGGTTACAAAGTCGCCGGATTTCGCAATGTTTTGGACGTTTTCTTTAGATGGTGTGACTGCAGCAAATGCTGGAGAAACCACCATGCTTACAACAAGTAGTGCCATCAAAACAGTGGAGTATTTTAGTTGCAACGTTTTTATCGTAAAAATTACGGCGATTAAAAGCTTTCGTTCAAATCGGGACACTTTTTGGATCAATTTTTTGTTTATAGATCATTTGTTTTGTGATCTGTCCGAAATGTGATCAGATGTCGATCTTTTGATCTGATCTTATACTTTTGGATCAGTTTTCCCAAAAACGATCAAAATTCGTCCTAGGATCATAAAACTGCTCAAAAATAACTGATCTAAAACTTGTTACAAGTTGATTTTGGAGCTTTAACAAAAATCACACAAAACCAAATCATTGAGATATAGTATAATTTCCATAGCATTGGCAGCAATTCTTGTTTTTGGCACCACCACATCCTTTGCGGCAAAGCCATGGGATTTGGTAATAAAGGCTCAATTTGAGGAAGACCAAATCGAGGCAAATCAAAAGCCGGTAATCTACGGCAGTGTAACAGACCAAGTAGGTAGGCCTGTCTCTGGGGTCGAGCTCAAGATTCGCTTTGCGGATAACTCCATAACCACCACAACAGATGAAGAGGGCAATTTCAGGCACGAGTTCGGCGAGCAGACATCACAGGGAATATTTTCTGTCAATATCTCTGCTACATTGTATGACCTCAAAGGGTTTGCCAGCACTACACTAAAGGTTGGAAAGACAGTCAGCACGTTTGATGACATTTACTATACCAAGGATTTTGATAAAGATCTCAAAAATGACCCATACAAGGCACTAAAGCAAAAACAATACCAAAAGTTCATCGAGGATCAAAACAAGCGCAAACTAAAACAAAACGAAATCGAGGCAAAAAAGATGGCACTCCAAGACAAGCGAGATACGGCAAGCCAAAAAAGAAGTGATGCAATAAACGCAACCAAGCCAGGCGCCGGTGTTTACTCGTATGATGAGCAAAACAAATACATCTCAAAGATAGACCCGCGCGCCAAGGACACAATACGAGCCCAGATGGACTATACTAGGCAAGTATACGAGGAGGCAAAATACGAGATGCAAAAGGTCCTAGAGAATGGAGGTTCGCTTGCCGATGCAAAAAAGGCCTACTTTGATAAAATAGCAAGCACCCAGAACGAGATTGGCGATGTCGGAAGTGCAAACAATACAGAGAATCACTCCAAGATAAAAAAGCACCAAGACTCTAAAATAAACAGCAAAAAGGTCAAGGGCCTAACATATAACAAAAATCTCAAATAACTATCCAAAATATCAGGTTCCACTTTGGAACTGGAAAAGCCGATCAAGTTCCGCCGTAGATATAATCGAACCTAAAGCATGGCGGGCATGATGTCCACAAGCATCAGTCTAGGCAAGGGAATAGGCAGGCACCTATCATCAATATTGGTTGATGAGGAAGGCGTCTCGCTTGAGAACATTTGGCAGACCATTACGGATTTTGGCATAAACAGAGATGATCTCAAAAAAATAGACCCCACATACAAGGAACTCTTTGAGATCTATTCGGCCATCCGGGCATACCGAATAAGCGTCAAGTACCTCAAGGACCTAAAGACCAAGATCTAGTTAGAATCAGGTGCGATATTATGGACTGGATGGACCTGAGAGAAAAATTTGTGATTTTGGGCTTTACGATGGCCATATTTTTGCCAATACGGCTATTGGCAGGGCAGTTCTTTTTGGACAACTGGTTTGGCATGCTTGGTGTTGCCTCTGCCATTTCCATATCTTTGGTGATTTTAGTAAAAAAGGAAAAACTAGGTAGGTTTGGAAGGATCTTCAAAAAACAGATGATAAAATCACTCTGGGGCAGGCCTGCAAAATTCATAATTTTAGCGCTGGTTTTATTTTCCGCATATTTCGGTGCAACCATACTACTAGTAGAGCGAGGCAACGAACTATACTTACACGACAAACAAATCATTGCAGAAAACTTTGCCAAAAAGAGTTTCGATAAAGATGTAATATCGCAATTAGTAGGTCCTCAAATCCAAGACACTCAAGGATTAGCACAAATCCAATATCTGGAATATTTTCTTGCAATATCATATGCAATGCTAAATGACACCACAGGTGGCTGGCTTGTCAACATGCATGTGATTTTGCTAATAGAACAACTTGAAGCATTGGGATTGTTGTGGTTCTACAGGCATTCATTCAAGCCCCAAATGATTGTAAAATGAGTGGTGTTTGTCTGTTATGAACAGACAAATTCAGAAAATCATATCAACAAAGAATACGTGTTGCAAGCATCATATGTAATACTAGGGCTAGCACTGTTTGGCGTATTACAATATGTACACGCTGAAAGCTACCAAGTCACCATATTACCTGGAACCTCGGAACAAAGTCTTGGCCTCAAACTATATCCAGAGATTTTACCATTCAAGGACGATGATACCATTGTTTGGAAAAACGAGGATTCTGTACCACACAAAATGACAAGCGGAATAGGTGCACATCCTGAATATTCTGGCAAGTTCTTCAAGACCAGTGAGATCTTGCCTGGAAAGACAGGCAAGACAAAGTTTGATGTCAAGGGCAATTTTGCATTTTACTATTTCTGTGAACTACACCCATGGTTGTCCGGAAAACTTGTAGTTGAAACAGCAGTGGAATCACAACCAGAAACCACAAACCCATTGACTGCAAGCAAAGACGAAGGCGTGGTTCTCATTTCAGGCCAAGAACATCACGATTTTAGAAAGACTGCATATGACATTCTGATATATCATGGCGATGAGCTGGTAAAATCAAAGAGCGGGTTATTGGATGAGACGGGTGCATTCGCAGAGACCATTCCTACAGAGATGATTGGTCCTGGAAAATATACAATCAAGGCAGTGTATGGCTTGCCAACGCAGGTAGCCATAACAAACATCGAATTAAGCTCAGAAACAACTATTCCAAAATGGATCAGAACCGACGCAAAATGGTGGGCAGATGGCACCATTACAGATTCCGAGTTTGTCAAGGCAATCGAATATTTGGCAAAAGAAAAAATAATCAAGATTCAAAAAAGTGACCCCGCAAATAGTAAGGTCATCCCAGCTTGGCTCAAGTCCAGCGCAGGTTGGTGGGCAAGTGGCCAGATAACGGATTCCGAGTTTACAAAAAGTCTGCAATACCTAAGCAATGCCGGAATAATTCAGATCTAGCCCTGTAGAAATATTCTTACGGCTTCCAGATGCGAGCAGTTTGCCTTTAATCCCTTGCCGTGGTGAAATTTATAGAAGTTCTTGTAGCCAAGGCAATCGCAGGAATCCAGCGTAACCATGTATGACTTTTCAGGATCTGATGAAGAACGGACCTGAAATAATTCGTCATCTATTTTGATCACATTACCCTCTTCGACCAGCTTTTTTGCCTTGCGAACGGTGCTTGCACTCATCATATGAAATTGATCGCAGAGATTAGAATAGATTGCGATCAGTGCATGTTTTTTGTGCAAAAAATTTACTCATAGAGCACATAAGGAATATCAACTGAGTTTTGATTTGACTATCAAGTGGAGCGAAAATTCAACCAAACACCCGGGGACACAAATGTTGCCATCCTAGGATATCTAACAAAGGTTGGAACATGGATGAATCTACGCCAAATCACTACCGGAACTCCAGGCTCTGACCTAAACCGGGAAAGGCTGAGAATGATTTTAGAGAGTTTCTCAAAAAAGGGATTTGTGGAAATTCGCGAAAGCCAAAATCCAAAGGCAAAATTTGAATACAAAATTACAGAAAAAGGCAAGAACACATTTCTAAAGTGCACCGACTTTGACCCAGACGTAAGATATGTGATGGGTTTGCGCGACTACAAGGATTAGTTTATCCACAACATGGAATAGCCTTGATCATCCTCAAAAATTAAGTCCATATCAAAGTCCAGATTCAGATTCTGCATTATGGTTGCAAGCTTGGCAGACTGTAATTCATCATCAAAGTTTTTTGATAGGCACAGTACTCTGAATAATGGCTTGCCAGACTTGGAGAGATTGTTTGCAAATTGCTCCAATGTTTGCGCATTCACATTATCAAAGAACTTGACTGTAAAATAGCCCTTTTTTGTCGATACTACAACATCCATAGTTTCACTTCCAATGGATTGGTTTTGCTTGTAGGGTAGCTTTTTTCCTTCCGGCTTTACTTTGCGCAAAATTGCCTGTAGTTCTGGAAACACCAAACTGGAATGATTTAAGATTTTGTCAGTCCTAGTTTCGCCTTCTGGAAGTGATGTCTCAAAATTTACCAAGTATGATTGTCGGATTAATTGTCCTTCGATTGACTTTAGCTCTTTTTTGTATGACTGACCACGTGATGTAATCCACAAAAACAAAAACGACAACAATCCAATTACCACGCCATTACTTGCCATCAGCCAGACTTGTGTGGTATATAGTTTCAGAACGCTGTCGGTGGAAAATATCTCATCAGTGTCTGGAACAAATGCAAGTCCGATTTGGCCTGTCTTTTCATCCTTGATTTCCTTTATTTCTCCATGCTTGTTAATCTCTTCTTGGAAATGATACTGTGATAGCGATATCACAACAGATAATGACAATAATCCGATGATAACCATGATTAGAGTTACCCTATACCAAGTTGAGAGGTTTTCAATTGCCGCGTCGAGCTTTTCTGCCAGAGACCTGTCGCCATTTTGAGACAACGCCCATTTTGGATTTTTGTGCGTATTTAATGACTTGTTACAAATTGTAACATGATACAGTTTTTGCAAAATCGCTTTTATAGCTGAGGCTAACCATATTCATGGAATCATTACAGACAGTAGTGCTGGACACAAATGTAATCATAAAAGAGATCCAAGAAGGCCGAATCCTAAAACCAATTGCAAAAAGAATGAAAAAATACAAGTCGAAGCTTGTAATGCCAGAAATCATTTTGGGCGAGGTAGGAAAAGTTACGGGTTCTGATCCAATAACTACGATGGAGCGAGTCTACCAATATTGTAAACATCCAATCATGATGGACAAGACAAATGAGATTTTATCTGAATCACAAAGAATTACCGAAAAATATTACGAATGCCACAGATCTGATAGTCTGATTTTGGCTACTGCAAAAGTAACCGGTTCTACTTTGGTCAGCTTTGATAGGGACTTACTACAGACAGCAAAGATGGAAGGCGTCCAAGCATTTTTGCCAAGAAACTACATCAGGTGGGGATGAAAAAGATGAAGGCATTGGTTTTAGAGCAAAACGAGAGAATAGTCCAATTATACAAGTCCATTTTCATGCAGCAAAAATGCGAAGCAGAGTTTGTCTCAGATTCACTATCATGCATTGACAAATTTGCCACAAAAACCAGCCAATATGATCTGGTCATATTGGAAAAGCCAACAAAAACAGACATTGACACCAATCTAGAAGATGAGATAAGAGCAGCAAGTCCTACTCAGAGAGTCTTTTTCCTATCCCCATACATGACGCCAAGAGAGGAAGAGTTTGATTCAGTCAAGGAAACACTAGATTTGATCGACAAGCCATTTGCGATGGTGAATCTTTTGTCGCAGTTGGCAGTCAAGCCAACACTTGGGAAATAAGATTTTAAGCTAATCGCTCAAGATCATACCAATGGGCCTCAAGCGCTATTTTGCCAAACGTGGCGCAATTTTGTTTGGAGTTCTCATGGTAACTTTGTTTTTGACTGTGATTCTGGTTGGCTCTAACATGGACGCAATACTCAAAAAAGGAATTGCCATTCAGGTAAGGGCAGAAATAGTAGAAAACAAGGACCTAGTGGCAGGATTTGCGGGAACGGATGAGCTAAATTCATACATTTCCAACCAAATAGAGCAGCGAACCAAGACATTGGGTCTTGATGCTCCATGGTATTCGCCTAACAGAATAGGCCTTGCAATGTACAAGATTCTGGTTTTGGACTTTGGACATTCTGCATTTTTGACAAGCGATTCTGGCTCGACTGCAGTAGGTGACATAATACTTGAAAAACTCCCAAGAACTATACTGTTATTCACAACTGCAACCATCATAATTTCCATAATCGGAATATTTGTTGGTGCAATATCTGGAAGCAGGATTGGTTCTAAAACCGACAAGGTCACATCCGCATTTGCCATAATCAGCAGTAGTTTTCCGGTTTGGTGGATTGGTCTTATTATGATTTTCACATTTGCGTTCTCGTATAGTATTTTTCCGGCAAGGGCAACACCGCCAATACCGCCAAGTGATCCAGGCTATGCTGTTGCTTTACTATACCACATGACCCTACCAATCATCACAATCGTCTTGATTGGATTTGGAACATGGGCGTATTTGGTGAGAAACTTTATGGCCGGAATAATGCAAGAAGACTTCATCTTTGTCAAAAAGACAATAGGCCTAAAGCGCAGAAAGATAATCTTTGGAAGCGCACTAAAAAATGCCGCACCACCAATTGTTACCATACTAGCACTGAGTCTTTCAGGCTCACTTGGAGGAGCGATAATCACAGAGGCAGTCTTTGATTGGCCTGGAATGGGAAGACTGTACTTTGAGGCAATCACACTAATGGATTTACCAGTCATAATTGGCGCCACCTATGTTCTGACGGTGTTCTTTTTGGTGAGCATCTTTGTCTCGGATTTACTGTATGGGTACTTGGATCCTAGGATCAGAACAACATGACGGATTATTCTGAGATCAAGTCTAGTTTCACAAAAAGCAGAATAGGTCTTGCAGGCATTGCCATGCTAGTAATACTGGTTGGGCTGTCTGTATTTACTGCCACTGCCATACCTGTAGAGACCTACAAGCAATGGAACAATCCGGCTAGCTGGACTGAGCTGCCAAAGTCTGCGCTGCCAATCTGGGTCAACTGGTTCTCTGAGAAAAAAATACCAGAGCACAAAATACTGGATGTTTCACAGTCCACACTCAAAAAGAGCAGCTCCGAGAACATCATCACACAGAGATTTACCGATGATTATTCCTATGACTATTTCCCAAACGAGTTTCTGCTCCAGTTTGATGCCCAGTATTCCGGCTCACCGGTGCTAAAAATCACAGCAATCAGGCCAGACCAGACAACATTGGAATTATTATCTACAGCATTACCTCACTCATCTCAGACATCAGATTATACTGACAAGATTTTTTCAACCAATGAATCCATTAGAAAAAATCTCAGGCTGGAATCACAAAAATTCTCATACCCAATACAGTCCTTGACTGCAAAGGAGATAATTTTTGCAAAAACCACTCAACATGAACTGCTAAAGGGAAAATACGAGTTTGTAATTACTCTATCTGGAAAAAACATCGAGTCATTTGACTCCAAGATGATCCTCGGTGGAAAGGCATTTGGTGCGATTGGAACCGATGAGTTGAGGCGAGACTTGGCAATTGGACTGCTCTGGGGAACACCGGTTGCACTATTCATCGGTGTGGTGGTGGCATTTGGCTCAGTCATATCTGGATTGGTCTTTGGTGTTTATGCTGGCTACAAGGGTGGGAAAACGGACGAGTCCATGATGCGACTAAATGATGTAATCTATGCACTACCGGCATTGCCGTTTTTGATCATTCTTTCTGTCACTACATCAAATAGCATATTTTTGCTAATCGGGTTTTTGATGTTGTTTGGTTGGGTTGGGATTGCCAAGGTCTCAAGAAGCATGTCGCTGCAGATCAAGACTCGCCAGTTTGTTGATGCGGCAAAGACGATGGGCCAAAAGGACTCCAAGATTATTTTCCGCCATATCATTCCACAGATAATGCCATATGCCCTTGCAAGCATCGCAATTTCGGTTCCCGCCGCAATAACTACAGAGGCGGGCCTTAGCTTTTTGGGCCTAGGTGATCCGACATATCCAACGTGGGGCCAAATCCTTCATGATGCCAAATCCCACGGGGCGGCTGCTCGAGGATTGTGGTGGTGGATAATACCGCCAGGGGTGATGGTTGCAATAACTGGTCTTGCCTTTGTCTTTATTGGTAATTCCTTGGAATCCATAGTGAATCCAAAGCTAAGACGTTAGTTTTCTAGCTTGAAATCTCGGATTATTTTGAGGGCCTGATCGTTTAGCTTTATGGTGTAGGCCGCAGCGTTTGGGTCGGTAAGCTGGGCTAGAATCTCTGCAAACTTGGACTTGTCCTTTCCTCGCTCATACATACCACCAGTTTCTTTGATACATAGTGGGAATTTTTTGAGGTTCAATCCATTCTGCAAAAGATGTGCAATGAATTTTTTATAGTGCTCGGTTTCGTACCAGTCTATCTTTTTTTCATCGCATGCGGCAATCCAAGTGTCAATCGAATTCTGGTAAATTGCCTTTGTCCTCAGATCTTCAAGTGACATGTAACTAGAAATCAGCGCGTTTCATCTTGGAGCCACATCTAGGACAGGTTGCTCCCTTGAATTTGTGATTGCATGTGAGGCATACATACTTGACTCCTCCCCCACCTTCAGAATTAAAGCCAAAGAATCCACCTCCAGACGACTCGCCTCCATAGCCACGCATCTTGCTCATTTGACTTCGTCTAATCCAAATTGGCAATAAGATGAACACTGCCAGTGCCACTGCCAATCCCGTAAATGGTGGGAACCCTAGATATTGGAATAAGATTTGAATACCGATGCTAAATGCAAGGGATGCAAATAGGTAAATCAGATATTTTCTATAACCTGGATACAACACAATCATTGCCTTAAAAAAGGATTTAAAGTTTTGTCAGTTTTTCTGCGCATCATCTGACTCGAATGTTATTGGGATTGAGTTTGCATTGGAATCCCACGCAAAGATATCGTCTGTGCTATCATATGGAGATTGGATGATTATTGAGACCAGACCAAAAAAGTTGTGCAAATCTGTAACCGATGGCTCTGCAGAACCGCTTGGGTGAGAATGTGCAGTTCCAACATATGACAGATCCAGCGGCAAAAATGATTGCGGAAATCCTGCAAATGTTTGATCACTATACGAAAACGGCGGAATTGTCAGGCCGTCAATGGTGATTATTCCTTTCTTTGATTTTCCCTTTAGTATTAGGATTCCTTCGGAGGGATGCTTCATCTTACAAAATGACAAGATGCCGTTCCAGACGTCTTTTTTTAGTATTACTTTGCGCTCTAGCTTTTGTACCATGATCAATCCAGGACGATTTGGTATTTTGTACCTAGTCTTTCCAAGGCAGATTCCAGATCAGAGACA belongs to Candidatus Nitrosotenuis cloacae and includes:
- a CDS encoding ABC transporter permease; amino-acid sequence: MGLKRYFAKRGAILFGVLMVTLFLTVILVGSNMDAILKKGIAIQVRAEIVENKDLVAGFAGTDELNSYISNQIEQRTKTLGLDAPWYSPNRIGLAMYKILVLDFGHSAFLTSDSGSTAVGDIILEKLPRTILLFTTATIIISIIGIFVGAISGSRIGSKTDKVTSAFAIISSSFPVWWIGLIMIFTFAFSYSIFPARATPPIPPSDPGYAVALLYHMTLPIITIVLIGFGTWAYLVRNFMAGIMQEDFIFVKKTIGLKRRKIIFGSALKNAAPPIVTILALSLSGSLGGAIITEAVFDWPGMGRLYFEAITLMDLPVIIGATYVLTVFFLVSIFVSDLLYGYLDPRIRTT
- a CDS encoding ABC transporter permease → MTDYSEIKSSFTKSRIGLAGIAMLVILVGLSVFTATAIPVETYKQWNNPASWTELPKSALPIWVNWFSEKKIPEHKILDVSQSTLKKSSSENIITQRFTDDYSYDYFPNEFLLQFDAQYSGSPVLKITAIRPDQTTLELLSTALPHSSQTSDYTDKIFSTNESIRKNLRLESQKFSYPIQSLTAKEIIFAKTTQHELLKGKYEFVITLSGKNIESFDSKMILGGKAFGAIGTDELRRDLAIGLLWGTPVALFIGVVVAFGSVISGLVFGVYAGYKGGKTDESMMRLNDVIYALPALPFLIILSVTTSNSIFLLIGFLMLFGWVGIAKVSRSMSLQIKTRQFVDAAKTMGQKDSKIIFRHIIPQIMPYALASIAISVPAAITTEAGLSFLGLGDPTYPTWGQILHDAKSHGAAARGLWWWIIPPGVMVAITGLAFVFIGNSLESIVNPKLRR
- a CDS encoding Mov34/MPN/PAD-1 family protein; the protein is MVQKLERKVILKKDVWNGILSFCKMKHPSEGILILKGKSKKGIITIDGLTIPPFSYSDQTFAGFPQSFLPLDLSYVGTAHSHPSGSAEPSVTDLHNFFGLVSIIIQSPYDSTDDIFAWDSNANSIPITFESDDAQKN